Proteins from a single region of Lysinibacillus sp. JNUCC-52:
- a CDS encoding MFS transporter, whose product MKLGRNFSLLLIGQSLANIGDVLYIVSIIHLIYIITESAIAASFVPFTIASSMFVSSILTPLLFEKVNLKWLMAGSQIGKTCLLFLLGLLLYVTTATNFYLLFIVISMIAFLDGCANPIRQTLVPHYVQEEQLLKANGIDEAVTQFIQTVMWFVGSLFLLFLSSQQVVWVVGCLFIIASIVLCLLENVDHQSFTQQGKLTQVIKGWKLLWHTPVLRRVVWIDFLESIAGTVWIAAIILVFVTDALQVDEQWWGFLNGTFFVGLITGSVYCVKYNAFIERQLAQVMFVGSLCMFIATILFSVNTIPTIALFLTFCVGVFGQIKSIPQHTVIQKSVPKAELSSVFTSLSAISTGAFGISSLMMGIIADVIGVRAVFTISGLLLAVVCVIIVKNKHLFNR is encoded by the coding sequence ATGAAATTGGGTAGAAACTTTTCATTATTATTAATCGGTCAATCACTGGCAAATATAGGTGATGTTTTATATATAGTGAGCATTATCCATTTAATTTACATTATAACGGAATCGGCTATTGCAGCCTCCTTTGTACCATTTACAATTGCTTCGTCAATGTTTGTATCAAGTATTTTGACGCCGCTTTTGTTTGAAAAGGTGAATTTAAAATGGTTAATGGCAGGTTCTCAAATAGGAAAGACATGTTTATTATTTTTATTAGGGCTACTGTTGTATGTAACAACAGCAACTAATTTTTACTTGTTGTTTATTGTCATAAGTATGATTGCATTTCTCGATGGCTGTGCGAATCCAATAAGACAGACATTGGTTCCGCATTATGTACAAGAAGAACAATTGTTGAAGGCAAATGGCATTGATGAAGCGGTAACGCAATTTATTCAAACAGTTATGTGGTTTGTAGGCAGCCTATTTTTACTTTTTCTAAGTTCCCAACAAGTAGTTTGGGTAGTAGGCTGTTTGTTTATAATAGCCAGTATCGTCTTATGTTTGTTAGAAAATGTTGATCATCAATCATTTACCCAACAAGGGAAACTAACACAAGTTATAAAAGGCTGGAAATTACTTTGGCATACTCCAGTGTTAAGAAGGGTTGTTTGGATCGATTTTCTTGAGTCAATCGCTGGTACAGTTTGGATTGCTGCAATTATATTGGTATTTGTCACAGATGCTTTACAAGTTGACGAGCAATGGTGGGGCTTTTTGAATGGCACATTTTTTGTAGGGTTAATAACAGGAAGCGTTTATTGTGTTAAATATAACGCCTTTATTGAACGGCAATTAGCGCAAGTAATGTTTGTTGGTTCTTTGTGTATGTTTATTGCAACGATTTTGTTTAGCGTAAACACTATTCCAACTATCGCCTTATTCCTAACTTTTTGTGTTGGCGTTTTTGGACAAATAAAAAGCATCCCACAACATACAGTTATTCAAAAAAGTGTTCCAAAAGCAGAACTGTCCTCTGTATTTACCTCTTTAAGTGCTATTTCAACTGGTGCGTTTGGCATTTCTTCTCTCATGATGGGGATTATTGCTGATGTTATAGGGGTAAGAGCAGTGTTTACGATATCAGGTCTATTACTTGCTGTCGTATGTGTCATCATAGTGAAAAATAAGCATTTGTTTAATCGCTAA
- a CDS encoding ferredoxin reductase family protein, with translation MKTYKGLLFIFITMIGSALLWYCATPIETISELNRISHIVGGLAITGFFLVFLLSTRSKILERWFCGLEHVYKYHKYLAILSLGLVILHSQLQGMLPQKENGLETPFRELAKQLGVLAQYGFIVLIAIALLAKFLKYEQWRFIHRLLLIPYALGLYHAYFSSKYNLFQATPLAIFTAITATIGTMSALYMLSMYQDMQFKHTGKVTGIQKKGGNAVEIQFTLDQKLSYRAGQYIFIKIFQTGFEKAPHPFSISGGDGQKIFVTIKSLGDFTKEVNTKLQVGTQVAIEGPYGHLNFDKGHQKQIWIAGGIGITPFLSYLQAHPTDREIELFYTFHGPHDAIYKDFLQNYAENNTHFKVNFIDTTTMDRLTFKQYTVPVNTSIFLCGPEKMVKHFIKHFKSNYSAIDINYEAFKFK, from the coding sequence ATGAAAACATATAAAGGTTTGCTATTTATTTTCATTACTATGATTGGGAGTGCATTACTTTGGTATTGTGCCACGCCGATTGAAACAATCAGTGAGTTAAATAGGATTAGCCATATTGTTGGTGGCTTGGCGATTACAGGGTTCTTCCTTGTATTTTTATTATCAACACGAAGTAAGATTCTCGAACGATGGTTTTGCGGCTTAGAACATGTCTATAAATATCACAAGTATTTGGCGATTCTATCGTTAGGGTTAGTAATTTTACACAGCCAGTTACAGGGCATGTTACCACAAAAGGAAAATGGGTTAGAAACTCCGTTCAGAGAATTAGCAAAGCAACTTGGTGTGCTTGCACAATATGGCTTTATCGTTTTAATTGCCATTGCACTACTTGCAAAATTTCTGAAATATGAGCAATGGCGATTTATTCACCGTCTATTGCTTATTCCATATGCTTTAGGTCTGTACCATGCTTATTTTTCTAGCAAATATAATTTATTTCAAGCAACACCACTAGCCATTTTTACAGCGATAACGGCCACTATAGGGACAATGTCCGCTTTATATATGCTTTCAATGTATCAGGATATGCAATTTAAACACACAGGGAAAGTAACAGGTATTCAAAAAAAGGGTGGGAATGCTGTTGAAATACAATTTACTTTAGATCAAAAACTTTCTTATCGAGCTGGTCAGTATATTTTTATAAAAATATTCCAAACAGGATTCGAAAAAGCACCACACCCCTTCTCAATTTCAGGTGGAGATGGTCAAAAAATTTTTGTAACAATTAAGTCACTTGGCGATTTTACGAAAGAGGTTAATACAAAATTACAAGTGGGTACACAAGTAGCCATCGAAGGCCCCTACGGTCATCTAAACTTTGACAAAGGACATCAAAAGCAAATATGGATAGCTGGTGGTATAGGTATTACACCTTTTTTATCATATTTACAAGCGCATCCTACCGATCGAGAAATTGAATTATTTTATACATTCCACGGGCCACATGATGCTATCTATAAAGATTTTTTACAAAATTACGCAGAAAACAATACACATTTTAAGGTTAATTTTATTGATACGACCACTATGGATAGACTTACTTTCAAGCAATATACAGTGCCCGTAAATACGAGCATCTTTTTGTGTGGACCTGAGAAAATGGTGAAGCACTTCATCAAGCATTTTAAATCCAACTATAGCGCTATCGACATCAACTATGAAGCCTTTAAATTTAAATAA